A single Leclercia sp. AS011 DNA region contains:
- a CDS encoding beta-N-acetylhexosaminidase has translation MLRYSLLTAGLMLGFSAFAAPAGDLPLMPWPAKVERPATQGALVLSNDFSVSVTGDDLGDAVTRLRQRVALQTGWTLQPQADKPEKPTVTIAIARKVAPLPKPDSDESYKLTVDASGVTIAANTRFGALRGIETLLQLIQNGPEHTSLPWVAIEDAPRFPWRGLLLDSARHFIPLEDIKRQIDGMAAAKLNVLHWHLTDDQGWRFASKRYPKLTELASDGLFYTQDQMRDLVRYATARGIRVVPEIDMPGHASAIAVAYPELMSAPGPYEMERHWGVLKPVMDPTKEATYAFAGAMVAELAAIFPDPYLHIGGDEVDDSQWKANPAIQQFMRDNKLTDSHALQAYFNRKLETILEKSQRQMVGWDEIFHPDLPKSILIQSWQGQDALGEVAKQGYKGILSTGFYLDQPQYTAYHYRNEILPQGLNNVDVITDRDSAQSWSFTLPRLKGKPLEGSFTLVKGDAGWRGFIDFNGKSRRAVQDIDWRSDNQVSFTVDTWMGETRPVVTVKDDKIEGYFLLGNGRYPVTGQRLDAVPEGIAPAVPDASQQANLLGGEAALWAENVAAPVLDIKLWPRAFAVAERLWSAQEVNDVDNMYTRLQAMDSWSTVSVGLQQHARQQVQFTRLGNTTDTLALNILAQALEPAQYYTRNHLKFQAGNYDLFEPLNRLADALAPESNTVRQMNRWAERLVSDAEDSESAEALRHLFTRWQSNTPDALALAENSYQLKALKPVIQTVDKLAAIGLRLTDLVARQGTLDDTEIASIQGELDKAAQIQDEVVIAAVYPLEKLLRATRNQ, from the coding sequence ATGTTACGGTACAGCCTCCTGACCGCCGGGCTTATGCTCGGTTTTTCTGCCTTTGCCGCCCCGGCAGGCGATCTCCCCCTAATGCCCTGGCCTGCGAAGGTCGAACGTCCCGCCACCCAGGGCGCGCTGGTGCTCAGCAATGATTTTTCCGTCAGCGTCACCGGGGACGATCTCGGCGATGCGGTGACGCGTCTGCGCCAGCGGGTGGCGCTGCAAACCGGCTGGACGCTTCAGCCCCAGGCCGACAAACCCGAAAAACCGACGGTGACTATCGCCATCGCCCGCAAAGTGGCCCCGCTGCCCAAACCGGACAGCGATGAAAGCTATAAGCTCACGGTGGATGCCAGCGGGGTGACGATCGCCGCCAACACGCGCTTCGGGGCGCTGCGCGGGATAGAGACCCTGCTGCAATTGATCCAGAACGGGCCGGAGCACACCTCCCTGCCGTGGGTTGCCATTGAGGATGCTCCGCGCTTCCCGTGGCGCGGCCTGCTGCTCGACTCGGCCCGCCACTTTATTCCGCTGGAGGACATCAAGCGCCAGATCGACGGCATGGCGGCGGCGAAACTCAACGTGCTGCACTGGCACTTAACCGACGATCAGGGCTGGCGCTTTGCCTCGAAGCGCTACCCGAAACTGACCGAACTCGCCAGCGACGGCCTGTTCTATACCCAGGATCAGATGCGTGACCTGGTGCGCTATGCCACCGCACGTGGTATTCGCGTGGTGCCGGAGATTGACATGCCCGGCCACGCCTCGGCCATTGCCGTGGCCTATCCGGAGCTGATGAGCGCGCCGGGGCCCTACGAGATGGAGCGCCACTGGGGCGTGCTGAAGCCGGTGATGGATCCCACCAAAGAGGCCACTTACGCCTTTGCCGGGGCGATGGTCGCCGAACTGGCAGCGATCTTCCCGGATCCCTATCTGCACATCGGCGGCGACGAAGTGGACGACAGCCAGTGGAAAGCCAATCCCGCCATCCAGCAGTTTATGCGCGACAACAAGCTGACCGACAGCCACGCGTTGCAGGCGTACTTCAACCGCAAGCTGGAGACGATCCTCGAGAAAAGCCAGCGCCAGATGGTGGGCTGGGATGAGATCTTCCACCCGGATCTGCCCAAGAGCATCCTGATCCAGTCCTGGCAGGGGCAGGACGCGCTGGGCGAAGTGGCGAAGCAGGGTTACAAAGGGATCCTCTCCACCGGTTTTTATCTCGATCAGCCCCAGTACACCGCCTATCACTACCGGAATGAGATCCTGCCCCAGGGGCTGAACAATGTGGATGTCATCACCGACCGTGACAGCGCCCAGAGCTGGTCCTTCACCCTGCCGCGCCTGAAGGGCAAGCCGCTGGAAGGGAGCTTTACGCTGGTGAAAGGCGATGCGGGCTGGCGCGGCTTTATCGATTTCAACGGCAAATCGCGGCGGGCGGTGCAGGATATCGACTGGCGCAGCGACAACCAGGTGAGCTTCACCGTGGATACCTGGATGGGGGAGACCCGCCCGGTGGTGACGGTGAAAGACGACAAGATTGAGGGCTATTTCCTGCTGGGTAATGGCCGTTATCCGGTGACGGGCCAGCGGCTGGATGCGGTACCGGAAGGGATCGCCCCGGCGGTGCCGGATGCCAGCCAGCAGGCCAATTTGCTGGGCGGCGAGGCGGCGCTGTGGGCGGAAAACGTCGCGGCCCCGGTGCTGGATATCAAGCTCTGGCCGCGGGCGTTTGCGGTGGCCGAGCGGCTGTGGTCGGCGCAGGAGGTAAACGATGTGGATAACATGTACACCCGCCTGCAGGCGATGGACAGCTGGTCAACGGTGTCGGTGGGGCTGCAACAGCATGCCCGTCAGCAGGTGCAGTTTACGCGTCTGGGGAACACCACCGACACTCTGGCGCTGAATATCCTCGCCCAGGCGCTGGAGCCTGCCCAGTACTACACCCGCAATCATCTCAAGTTCCAGGCCGGGAATTACGATCTGTTCGAGCCCCTGAACCGCCTGGCCGATGCCCTGGCCCCGGAAAGCAACACCGTGCGGCAGATGAACCGCTGGGCCGAACGGCTGGTGAGCGATGCCGAAGACAGCGAGAGCGCGGAGGCGCTGCGCCATCTGTTTACCCGCTGGCAGAGCAACACCCCGGACGCGCTGGCGCTGGCGGAGAACAGCTATCAACTGAAAGCGCTGAAACCGGTGATTCAGACGGTGGATAAGCTGGCGGCGATTGGGCTGCGCCTAACGGATCTGGTGGCACGACAGGGGACGCTGGATGATACCGAGATTGCGTCGATTCAGGGGGAGCTGGATAAGGCGGCGCAGATTCAGGATGAAGTGGTGATTGCGGCGGTTTATCCGCTGGAGAAACTGCTGCGCGCGACGCGCAATCAGTAA
- the gbpA gene encoding N-acetylglucosamine-binding protein GbpA, with protein MKLSKIALALATLTVASSALAHGYVESPASRAYMCKLGKNIDCGTVQYEPQSVERTSGFPTGALPPDGQLASAGISQYSQLDRQSLNAWTKTPITAGKNTFTWYHTAPHKTVNWRWYITKQDWNPNKPLTRDQFESTPFCTVNGNNQAPAQRQEMTCNVPQRTGYQVIYAVWEIADTTNSFYQAIDVDFGNGGNVTPDETPAVVSEWTKTLDGQIAGNNVNAGDKVIARFFDANGEVTSLRTELTVASASQGQASQWSYDLAQAINAAHSDVRVGVKDESGVVNPVHGANSVYVKDGSTLKSVAISYEEQQTQASEDIAVTNVQFSKIKDGAATVTFHVNTQGNVNLEARVMNHAGAEKGYVKQDMNNANQDVTMNLSDVTAGHHMLKYYATNKDGVLFAQDVVDMMLENEASSTDGAAGNYDYTYPQNIASYKAGTVVLQPKDGKTYQCKKAPYSGYCVQYAAGANQFEPGVGSHWTMAWTLKK; from the coding sequence ATGAAACTGTCAAAAATTGCGTTGGCACTTGCCACTCTCACGGTTGCTTCATCGGCTTTAGCACACGGTTATGTAGAATCTCCGGCCAGCCGCGCTTATATGTGTAAGCTCGGTAAAAATATTGATTGCGGTACCGTTCAATATGAACCGCAGAGCGTTGAACGTACGTCCGGCTTCCCGACTGGCGCCCTGCCACCGGATGGTCAGCTGGCCAGCGCCGGTATTTCCCAGTACTCACAGCTGGATCGCCAGAGTCTGAATGCCTGGACCAAAACACCTATTACCGCCGGTAAAAATACTTTTACCTGGTATCACACGGCACCTCATAAAACCGTTAACTGGCGTTGGTATATTACGAAACAGGACTGGAACCCAAATAAACCGCTGACCCGCGATCAATTTGAATCCACGCCGTTCTGTACCGTTAACGGTAATAACCAGGCACCGGCTCAGCGTCAGGAAATGACCTGTAATGTTCCTCAGCGTACTGGCTATCAGGTTATTTACGCCGTCTGGGAAATTGCCGATACCACTAACAGCTTCTATCAGGCGATTGACGTCGATTTTGGTAACGGCGGTAACGTCACCCCGGACGAAACCCCGGCCGTGGTTTCAGAATGGACCAAAACGCTGGACGGGCAGATCGCCGGTAACAACGTCAACGCTGGCGACAAAGTGATTGCTCGCTTCTTCGATGCGAATGGCGAAGTAACCTCCCTGCGCACCGAGCTGACCGTAGCTTCTGCTTCCCAGGGCCAGGCCAGCCAGTGGTCTTACGATCTGGCGCAGGCGATCAACGCCGCACACAGCGACGTGCGTGTGGGTGTTAAAGACGAAAGCGGCGTAGTGAACCCGGTTCACGGCGCGAACAGCGTCTACGTGAAAGACGGCAGCACCCTGAAATCTGTCGCTATCTCCTATGAAGAGCAGCAGACGCAGGCCAGCGAAGATATTGCTGTCACCAACGTCCAGTTCAGCAAAATCAAAGACGGCGCGGCGACCGTGACCTTCCACGTGAACACCCAGGGTAATGTCAACCTGGAAGCCCGCGTGATGAACCACGCTGGCGCAGAAAAAGGCTATGTGAAGCAGGACATGAACAACGCCAACCAGGACGTGACCATGAACCTGTCTGACGTGACTGCCGGTCACCACATGCTGAAATACTACGCAACCAACAAAGATGGCGTGCTGTTCGCCCAGGACGTGGTTGACATGATGCTGGAAAACGAAGCGTCAAGCACCGACGGTGCCGCGGGTAACTACGACTATACCTACCCACAGAACATCGCCTCTTACAAGGCAGGCACCGTGGTTCTGCAGCCGAAAGATGGCAAAACTTACCAGTGTAAGAAAGCGCCATACAGCGGCTACTGCGTGCAGTACGCAGCCGGGGCTAACCAGTTCGAGCCTGGCGTAGGTTCCCACTGGACCATGGCCTGGACCCTGAAGAAGTAA
- the ridA gene encoding 2-iminobutanoate/2-iminopropanoate deaminase, with protein MTKVLATENAPAAIGPYVQGVDLGSMIITSGQIPVNPKTGEVPEDVSAQARQSLENVKAIVESAGLKVGDIVKTTVFVKDLNDFATVNATYEAFFTEHNAGFPARSCVEVARLPKDVKIEIEAIAVRR; from the coding sequence ATGACCAAAGTACTCGCGACGGAAAATGCACCTGCAGCTATCGGCCCTTACGTTCAGGGCGTTGATCTTGGCAGCATGATCATCACCTCCGGCCAGATCCCGGTAAACCCAAAAACCGGTGAAGTGCCGGAAGACGTGTCCGCACAGGCGCGTCAGTCGCTGGAAAACGTCAAAGCGATCGTCGAATCCGCTGGCCTGAAAGTGGGCGATATCGTCAAAACCACGGTTTTCGTGAAAGATCTCAACGACTTCGCCACCGTTAACGCCACCTACGAAGCCTTCTTCACCGAGCACAACGCCGGTTTCCCGGCACGCTCCTGCGTGGAAGTGGCGCGTCTGCCAAAAGACGTGAAGATTGAAATTGAAGCGATTGCCGTGCGTCGCTAA
- the pyrI gene encoding aspartate carbamoyltransferase regulatory subunit has product MTHDNKLQVEAIKRGTVIDHIPAQVGFKLLTLFKLTETDQRITIGLNLPSGEMGRKDLIKIENTFLTDEQVNQLSLYAPEATVNRIDDYEVVGKSRPNLPERIESVLVCPNSNCISHAEPVNSSFAVKKRANDIALKCKYCEKEFSHNVVLAN; this is encoded by the coding sequence ATGACACACGATAACAAACTCCAGGTCGAAGCCATCAAACGTGGCACCGTAATTGACCATATCCCTGCGCAGGTGGGCTTTAAGCTGCTGACCCTGTTCAAACTGACCGAAACCGACCAGCGCATCACCATCGGCCTGAACCTGCCGTCGGGCGAGATGGGCCGTAAGGACCTGATCAAGATCGAGAACACCTTCCTGACCGACGAGCAGGTGAACCAGCTCTCCCTGTACGCTCCGGAAGCCACCGTTAACCGCATCGACGACTACGAAGTGGTGGGCAAATCACGTCCGAACCTGCCGGAACGCATCGAGAGCGTGCTGGTGTGCCCGAACAGCAACTGCATCAGCCACGCTGAGCCGGTGAACTCCAGTTTTGCAGTGAAAAAGCGCGCCAATGACATCGCGCTCAAATGCAAATACTGCGAAAAAGAGTTTTCCCATAATGTGGTGCTGGCCAACTAA
- the pyrB gene encoding aspartate carbamoyltransferase, whose product MNPLYQKHIISINDLSREELELVLATAAKLKANPQPELLKHKVIASCFFEASTRTRLSFETSIHRLGASVVGFSDSSNTSLGKKGETLADTISVISTYVDAIVMRHPQEGAARLATEFSGGIPVLNAGDGANQHPTQTLLDLFTIQETQGTLENLNIAMVGDLKYGRTVHSLTQALAKFNGNRFYFIAPDALAMPQYILDMLDEKGIAWSLHASIEEVMAEVDILYMTRVQKERLDPSEYANVKAQFVLRASDLEGARSNMKVLHPLPRIDEITTDVDKTPHAWYFQQAGNGIFARQALLALVLNRDLAL is encoded by the coding sequence ATGAATCCGCTTTATCAAAAACACATCATTTCCATCAACGACCTCAGCCGTGAAGAGCTGGAGCTGGTTCTGGCAACCGCGGCAAAACTGAAAGCCAATCCGCAACCGGAGCTGCTGAAGCACAAGGTGATCGCCAGCTGCTTCTTTGAAGCCTCCACCCGTACCCGCCTGTCGTTCGAGACCTCCATCCACCGTCTGGGTGCCAGCGTGGTGGGCTTCTCCGACAGCAGCAATACGTCGCTGGGCAAAAAAGGCGAGACCCTGGCCGACACCATCTCGGTGATCAGCACCTACGTTGACGCCATCGTGATGCGTCATCCGCAGGAGGGCGCTGCCCGTCTGGCGACCGAGTTCTCGGGCGGCATTCCGGTGCTCAACGCCGGGGACGGGGCCAACCAGCACCCGACCCAGACCCTGCTGGATCTGTTCACCATTCAGGAGACCCAGGGCACGCTTGAGAACCTGAACATCGCCATGGTTGGGGATCTGAAATATGGCCGCACCGTCCACTCCCTGACCCAGGCGCTGGCGAAGTTCAACGGCAACCGCTTCTACTTCATCGCCCCGGACGCGCTGGCGATGCCGCAGTACATCCTCGATATGCTCGATGAGAAAGGCATCGCGTGGAGCCTGCACGCCAGCATCGAAGAGGTGATGGCCGAGGTGGATATTCTGTACATGACCCGCGTGCAGAAAGAGCGTCTGGATCCGTCGGAGTACGCCAACGTGAAGGCGCAGTTCGTCCTGCGCGCCAGCGACCTCGAAGGGGCACGCAGCAACATGAAGGTGCTGCACCCGCTGCCGCGTATCGATGAGATCACCACCGACGTGGATAAGACGCCGCACGCCTGGTACTTCCAGCAGGCCGGGAACGGCATCTTCGCTCGCCAGGCGTTACTGGCACTGGTTCTGAATCGCGACTTAGCTCTGTAA
- a CDS encoding pyrBI operon leader peptide yields the protein MLKHVRQSAVARLKTDAGLPFFFPLLPLFQKPLI from the coding sequence ATGCTCAAACATGTTCGACAGAGTGCCGTAGCGCGTCTTAAAACAGACGCTGGCCTGCCGTTTTTCTTCCCGTTGCTACCCCTATTCCAGAAGCCCCTCATTTGA
- a CDS encoding YhcH/YjgK/YiaL family protein, protein MIVGNIHNLQSWLPQALRQAIDHVKANVTDATPTGKHDIDGNNLFYLVSEDMTQPFAERRAEYHARYLDIQIVLKGQEGMTFSTLPNGTPDTDWLADKDIAFLPEGEQEKTVVLNEGDFVVFYPGEVHKPLCAVGNPAQVRKVVVKMLVG, encoded by the coding sequence ATGATCGTTGGCAACATTCACAACCTCCAGTCCTGGCTGCCGCAAGCGCTGCGTCAGGCGATCGACCACGTCAAAGCAAACGTGACTGACGCGACCCCAACCGGCAAGCACGATATCGACGGCAACAACCTGTTCTATCTGGTCTCCGAAGACATGACCCAGCCGTTCGCCGAGCGTCGCGCGGAGTATCACGCCCGCTATCTGGATATCCAGATCGTGCTCAAAGGCCAGGAAGGGATGACCTTCAGCACCCTGCCAAACGGCACGCCGGACACCGACTGGCTGGCGGATAAAGACATCGCGTTTCTGCCGGAAGGCGAGCAGGAGAAAACCGTGGTGCTGAACGAAGGGGACTTTGTGGTCTTCTACCCGGGCGAAGTGCATAAACCGCTGTGCGCGGTGGGCAACCCGGCGCAGGTGCGCAAGGTGGTTGTTAAGATGCTGGTGGGGTAA
- a CDS encoding dihydrodipicolinate synthase family protein, with protein sequence MPQTLQFSGIIPPVSTIFTADGALDKAGTAALIDSMIDAGVNGLFFLGSGGEFSQLSTAERKAIAEFAVAHVDRRVPVLIGTGGTNARETIELSQHAQQIGADGIVVINPYYWKVSEANLIRYFEQVADSVTLPVILYNFPALTGQDLTPQLVKTLVDSRRNIVGIKDTIDSVAHLRSMILTVKAAHPHFVVLCGYDDHLFNTLLLGGDGAISASGNFAPQVSVRLLQAFRDGDLAQAAHYHQTLLQIPQMYQLDTPFVNVIKEAIALCVRPVSTHVLPPAGPLDEPRKAQLKALLQQLKLC encoded by the coding sequence ATGCCGCAGACCCTACAGTTTTCGGGAATCATTCCCCCCGTCTCCACTATCTTCACCGCCGACGGCGCACTGGATAAAGCCGGTACCGCCGCGCTGATCGACAGCATGATCGATGCAGGGGTCAATGGCCTGTTCTTTCTCGGCAGCGGCGGGGAGTTTTCCCAGCTCAGCACCGCAGAGCGCAAAGCCATCGCTGAGTTTGCCGTCGCCCATGTGGATCGTCGCGTGCCGGTGCTGATCGGCACCGGCGGCACCAACGCCCGGGAAACCATTGAGCTGAGCCAGCACGCTCAGCAGATCGGCGCGGACGGCATTGTGGTGATTAACCCCTACTACTGGAAAGTCTCGGAAGCCAACCTGATCCGCTACTTCGAGCAGGTGGCCGACAGCGTCACCCTGCCGGTGATCCTCTATAACTTCCCGGCGCTCACCGGGCAGGATCTCACCCCGCAGCTGGTAAAAACCCTGGTGGACTCCCGCCGCAATATCGTCGGCATTAAAGACACCATCGACTCCGTGGCCCATCTGCGCAGCATGATCCTCACCGTCAAGGCGGCGCACCCGCACTTTGTGGTGCTCTGCGGCTATGACGATCACCTGTTCAATACCCTGCTGCTGGGCGGCGACGGGGCGATCTCGGCCAGCGGCAACTTTGCCCCGCAGGTTTCGGTCAGGCTGCTGCAGGCCTTCCGCGACGGAGATCTGGCGCAGGCGGCGCACTATCATCAGACCCTGCTGCAAATCCCGCAGATGTATCAGCTGGATACGCCGTTCGTGAACGTGATAAAAGAGGCGATTGCGCTCTGCGTGCGCCCGGTCTCCACCCACGTGCTACCGCCTGCCGGGCCGCTGGATGAACCGCGCAAGGCGCAGCTGAAAGCGCTGCTGCAACAGCTCAAGCTCTGCTGA
- the yagF gene encoding xylonate dehydratase YagF, producing MSIEKIFTPQDDAFYSVITHAAGPQGALPLTPQMLMESPSGNLFGMTQNAGMGWDANKLTGKEVLIIGTQGGIRAGDGRPIALGYHTGHWEIGLQMQAAAKEITRHGGIPFAAFVSDPCDGRSQGTHGMFDSLPYRNDAAIVFRRLIRSLPTRRAVIGVATCDKGLPATMIALAAMHNLPTILVPGGATLPPTFGEDAGKVQTIGARYANHELSLQEAAELGCRACASPGGGCQFLGTAGTSQVVAEALGLALPHSALAPSGQDVWLEISRQSARAVVELDNRGIATRDILTDKAIENAMVIHAAFGGSTNLLLHIPAIAHAAGCTIPDVDHWTRINRKVPRLVSVLPNGPDYHPTVRAFLAGGVPEVMLHLRDLGLLHLDAMTVTGQTVGENLDWWQTSQRRERFRQCLREQDGVEPDDVILPPEKAKAKGLTSTVCFPVGNIAPEGSVIKATAIDPSVVGEDGVYRHTGRARVFVSEARAIKAIKSGEIEQGDIMVVIGGGPSGTGMEETYQLTSALKHVSWGKTVSLITDARFSGVSTGACFGHVAPEALAGGPIGKLRDNDIIEIVVDRLTLTGSVNFIGTRAAPLTPEEGAMELARRQPHPDLHAHDFLPDDTRLWAALQSVSGGTWKGCIYDTDRIIEVINAGKKALGI from the coding sequence ATGTCTATAGAGAAGATTTTTACCCCGCAGGATGACGCCTTCTATTCGGTGATCACCCACGCAGCCGGACCACAGGGGGCGCTGCCCCTGACCCCGCAGATGCTGATGGAATCCCCGAGCGGCAATCTGTTTGGCATGACCCAGAACGCCGGGATGGGCTGGGACGCCAATAAACTCACCGGCAAAGAGGTGCTGATTATCGGCACCCAGGGCGGGATCCGCGCGGGGGATGGCCGCCCGATTGCGCTGGGCTACCACACCGGGCACTGGGAGATTGGCCTGCAGATGCAGGCGGCGGCAAAAGAGATCACCCGCCACGGCGGGATCCCCTTTGCCGCCTTCGTCAGCGACCCGTGCGACGGGCGCTCCCAGGGCACCCACGGCATGTTTGACTCCCTGCCGTACCGCAACGATGCGGCGATTGTATTTCGTCGGCTGATCCGCTCCCTGCCCACGCGCCGGGCGGTGATTGGCGTCGCCACCTGCGACAAGGGGCTGCCCGCCACCATGATTGCGCTGGCCGCGATGCACAACCTGCCGACCATTCTGGTGCCGGGCGGGGCCACGCTGCCGCCGACCTTTGGCGAGGACGCCGGGAAGGTGCAGACCATCGGGGCGCGTTACGCCAACCATGAACTCTCCTTGCAGGAGGCCGCCGAGCTTGGCTGCCGCGCCTGCGCCTCGCCGGGCGGCGGCTGCCAGTTCCTCGGCACCGCAGGCACCTCCCAGGTGGTGGCCGAAGCCCTGGGCCTGGCACTGCCGCACTCGGCGCTGGCCCCCTCCGGGCAGGACGTGTGGCTGGAGATCTCCCGCCAGTCCGCCCGGGCGGTGGTCGAGCTGGATAACCGCGGTATCGCCACCCGGGATATCCTCACCGACAAAGCCATCGAGAACGCGATGGTGATCCATGCCGCGTTCGGCGGCTCCACCAACCTGCTGCTGCATATCCCGGCCATCGCCCACGCGGCGGGCTGCACCATCCCTGATGTGGACCACTGGACGCGCATCAACCGTAAGGTGCCGCGGCTGGTGAGCGTATTGCCCAACGGGCCGGACTATCACCCAACGGTGCGGGCGTTCCTCGCGGGCGGCGTGCCGGAGGTAATGCTCCATCTGCGCGACCTCGGCCTGCTGCATCTGGATGCCATGACCGTCACCGGCCAGACCGTCGGGGAAAACCTCGACTGGTGGCAGACCTCTCAGCGGCGCGAGCGCTTCCGCCAGTGCCTGCGGGAGCAGGACGGCGTGGAGCCTGACGACGTGATCCTGCCGCCGGAGAAGGCAAAAGCGAAAGGGCTGACCTCGACGGTCTGCTTCCCGGTGGGCAACATCGCGCCGGAAGGATCGGTGATCAAGGCCACGGCGATCGATCCGTCGGTGGTGGGGGAAGATGGGGTCTATCGTCATACCGGCCGGGCGCGCGTGTTTGTTTCGGAAGCCCGGGCGATCAAGGCGATCAAAAGCGGCGAGATCGAGCAGGGCGACATCATGGTGGTGATCGGCGGCGGGCCGTCCGGCACCGGGATGGAAGAGACCTATCAGCTGACCTCGGCGCTCAAGCATGTCTCCTGGGGGAAAACCGTCTCGCTGATCACCGATGCCCGCTTCTCGGGCGTCTCCACCGGAGCCTGTTTTGGTCATGTGGCCCCCGAAGCGCTGGCGGGTGGGCCGATTGGCAAACTGCGGGATAACGACATCATCGAGATTGTGGTGGACAGACTGACCCTGACCGGCAGCGTCAACTTTATCGGCACGCGGGCGGCACCGCTCACGCCGGAAGAGGGGGCGATGGAGCTGGCGCGTCGTCAGCCGCATCCGGACCTGCACGCCCATGATTTTTTACCCGACGATACGCGCCTGTGGGCGGCATTACAGTCGGTGAGTGGCGGAACCTGGAAAGGCTGTATTTACGATACCGATAGAATTATTGAGGTTATTAACGCCGGCAAAAAAGCGCTCGGTATTTAA
- a CDS encoding MFS transporter, translated as MTQLTMKDKIGYGLGDTACGFVWQATMFLLAYFYTDVFGLSAGIMGTLFLVSRVLDAVTDPLMGLLVDRTRTRHGQFRPFLLWGAIPFGIVCMLTFYTPDFSANGKIIYACVTYILLTLVYTFVNVPYCAMPGVITADPKERHALQSWRFFLAAAGSLAISGIALPLVGIIGRGNEQLGYFGAMCVLGLSGVVLLYVCFFTTKERYTFEVQPGSSVSKDLRLLLGNSQWRIMCAFKMMATCSNVVRGGATLYFVKYVMDHPEMATQFLLYGSIATMFGSLCSSRLLGRFDRVKAFKWIIVIYSLISLLIFFTPAEHMALIFALNILFLFVFNTTTPLQWLMASDVVDYEESRSGRRLDGLVFSTYLFSLKIGLAIGGAVVGWILAYVNYSASSSVQPVEVLTTIKILFCVVPVVLYVGMFTMLSFYKLSDARVEAISQQLLKHRAAQGEAIPDAATAASH; from the coding sequence ATGACGCAATTAACCATGAAAGACAAAATTGGCTACGGGCTGGGTGATACCGCCTGCGGCTTCGTCTGGCAGGCGACCATGTTCCTGTTGGCCTATTTCTACACCGACGTCTTCGGCCTGTCGGCGGGGATTATGGGCACGCTGTTTTTGGTCTCCCGCGTGCTCGACGCCGTGACCGACCCGCTGATGGGGCTGCTGGTGGACCGCACCCGCACCCGTCACGGCCAGTTCCGCCCGTTCCTGCTGTGGGGGGCGATCCCGTTTGGCATCGTCTGCATGCTGACGTTTTATACCCCGGATTTCTCCGCCAACGGCAAAATCATTTACGCCTGCGTCACCTACATCCTGCTGACCCTGGTCTACACCTTCGTGAACGTGCCTTATTGCGCCATGCCGGGAGTGATCACCGCCGATCCGAAAGAGCGTCACGCCCTGCAGTCCTGGCGCTTCTTCCTCGCCGCGGCAGGATCGCTCGCGATCAGCGGCATTGCCCTGCCGCTGGTGGGGATCATCGGCAGAGGCAACGAACAGCTTGGCTACTTTGGCGCGATGTGTGTGCTGGGGCTGAGCGGCGTGGTGCTGCTGTATGTCTGCTTCTTCACCACCAAAGAGCGCTACACCTTTGAGGTGCAGCCGGGTTCGTCGGTGTCCAAAGATCTCAGGCTGCTGCTCGGCAACAGCCAGTGGCGGATCATGTGCGCCTTCAAGATGATGGCCACCTGTTCCAACGTGGTGCGCGGCGGGGCCACGCTCTACTTCGTGAAATACGTGATGGATCACCCGGAGATGGCGACCCAGTTCCTGCTGTACGGCAGCATCGCCACCATGTTTGGCTCGCTCTGCTCCTCCCGCCTGCTGGGCCGTTTCGACCGCGTGAAGGCCTTCAAGTGGATTATCGTCATCTACTCCCTGATCAGCCTGCTGATCTTCTTCACCCCGGCCGAACATATGGCCCTGATTTTCGCCCTCAACATCCTGTTCCTGTTTGTCTTTAACACCACCACGCCGCTGCAGTGGCTGATGGCCTCCGACGTGGTGGATTACGAGGAGAGCCGCAGCGGCCGCCGTCTGGACGGGCTGGTGTTCTCCACCTACCTGTTCAGCCTGAAGATCGGCCTGGCGATCGGCGGAGCGGTGGTGGGCTGGATCCTGGCGTACGTGAACTACTCCGCCAGCAGCAGCGTCCAGCCGGTCGAGGTGCTCACCACCATCAAAATTCTTTTCTGCGTGGTGCCGGTGGTGCTCTACGTGGGCATGTTTACCATGCTGTCGTTCTACAAGCTCTCGGATGCGCGGGTGGAAGCCATCAGCCAGCAGTTACTTAAGCATCGTGCGGCGCAGGGTGAAGCCATCCCCGACGCGGCGACGGCGGCATCTCATTAA